The Thermocrinis ruber genome has a window encoding:
- the rnr gene encoding ribonuclease R → MAEYSLEEKDIIKALSKKPMHFNELAHLFSLDKKGRKALKKLLKKLKKEGTIIVEGGRYRLVQEEVVIGTVLANPNGFGFLEVGEGKKDIYIPPFEMEKLLHGDRIKAKVVEFKGKKEIRVLKVLKRGTKELVCSVKKEKGQCVGIPLDQNGFHRVFLPKDTCKGLKEGTVVLAEIVRYPSKESPMLGKVKKVLGHPAEKNLIVDIIIHKYKLPLDYEPEALKEAQSLSIDWEKELKRRRDLRDQICFTIDPPRARDFDDAVAIEKTPEGNYRLWVHIADVSYFVKEGSALDKSAFERGFTFYLPDRAIHMLPERLSADLCSLKPNEDKLAFTCEMVFSPKGDLLWYDIYESVIRSKTRLTYDEALRLIVGDPVLEKKYQDLVEPLRIMEDLYRILSYRRWERGSIDFDLPEAELIVDEYGEPTAIVPYERHIAHRIIEHFMISANETVAKHLTSVGYPCLYRIHEKPDPKKVENLLEILEGLGYKVKRFSLEPKFFQKIIEDFEGRDEEHLVRFLTLRSMMKARYSPHNLGHFGLASDGYTHFTSPIRRYADLVVHRLLKKALRGESIDYEQTVSYLEMVGEHLSLQEELAEDVEREAIDRLKVRFMKAHIGEEFEAIITGVVSFGFFVELKDYLVEGLVSVSSLEEDEYIYDEKAHRLVGYRTGKIYRLGDKVRVKLVSVDEERGRLSFVLAEAQKPS, encoded by the coding sequence GGGAACTATTATAGTGGAGGGCGGAAGGTATAGGTTGGTACAGGAGGAGGTAGTGATAGGCACAGTTTTGGCAAATCCCAACGGCTTTGGCTTTCTTGAGGTGGGAGAAGGTAAAAAGGATATATACATACCACCCTTTGAGATGGAAAAGCTTTTACACGGAGACAGGATAAAGGCTAAGGTGGTGGAATTCAAAGGCAAAAAGGAAATAAGGGTGCTAAAGGTCCTAAAGAGGGGCACAAAGGAGCTGGTCTGTTCTGTAAAAAAAGAAAAGGGACAGTGTGTGGGAATTCCCTTGGACCAGAACGGCTTTCATAGGGTCTTTCTGCCAAAGGACACCTGCAAAGGGTTAAAGGAAGGCACCGTAGTATTGGCAGAAATTGTAAGGTACCCTTCCAAAGAAAGCCCAATGTTGGGCAAAGTTAAAAAGGTCCTTGGGCATCCGGCAGAAAAGAACCTTATTGTGGATATAATCATCCACAAGTATAAGCTACCTCTGGATTATGAACCGGAAGCCCTAAAAGAAGCCCAAAGCCTCTCCATAGATTGGGAGAAGGAGCTCAAGAGGAGGAGGGACCTGCGGGATCAGATATGCTTTACCATAGACCCACCTAGGGCGAGGGACTTTGACGATGCGGTTGCCATAGAAAAAACGCCCGAGGGGAACTACCGCCTTTGGGTGCATATAGCAGATGTGTCTTACTTTGTGAAGGAGGGTTCTGCCCTTGACAAAAGCGCCTTTGAGAGGGGCTTTACCTTTTATCTGCCCGACAGGGCAATTCACATGCTACCGGAGAGGCTCTCTGCGGACCTTTGCAGTCTAAAGCCCAATGAGGACAAGCTTGCCTTTACCTGTGAGATGGTCTTTAGCCCAAAGGGGGACCTGCTTTGGTATGACATCTACGAGAGCGTAATAAGGAGCAAGACAAGGCTAACGTATGATGAAGCCCTCCGACTTATCGTAGGAGACCCAGTCCTTGAGAAAAAGTATCAAGACCTTGTAGAACCACTTAGAATCATGGAGGACTTATACAGAATTCTCTCTTACAGAAGGTGGGAGAGGGGTAGCATAGACTTTGACCTACCAGAGGCAGAGCTGATCGTGGATGAGTATGGGGAACCTACCGCCATAGTACCCTATGAGCGCCACATAGCCCACCGAATTATAGAGCACTTTATGATCTCCGCCAACGAAACGGTGGCAAAGCATCTTACCAGCGTAGGATATCCCTGCCTTTACAGGATTCATGAAAAGCCAGACCCTAAAAAGGTGGAAAATCTACTGGAGATACTGGAGGGACTTGGCTACAAAGTTAAAAGGTTTTCCCTTGAGCCCAAGTTTTTCCAAAAAATCATAGAGGACTTTGAAGGTAGGGATGAAGAGCACTTGGTTAGATTTTTGACCTTGCGTAGTATGATGAAGGCAAGGTATTCTCCACACAATTTGGGACACTTCGGACTTGCCAGCGACGGATACACACACTTTACCTCCCCCATAAGAAGGTATGCGGACCTGGTGGTTCATAGGCTTTTGAAAAAAGCCCTCAGAGGAGAAAGCATAGACTACGAACAGACGGTTAGCTACTTGGAAATGGTGGGAGAGCACCTTTCCCTACAAGAGGAGTTGGCGGAGGATGTGGAAAGGGAAGCCATAGACCGGTTAAAAGTTAGGTTCATGAAGGCACACATAGGGGAGGAGTTTGAGGCCATAATAACGGGTGTGGTATCCTTTGGCTTTTTTGTGGAGCTTAAAGATTACTTGGTGGAGGGTTTAGTAAGCGTGTCCTCTTTGGAGGAGGATGAATACATATACGACGAAAAAGCCCACCGGCTTGTGGGCTACAGAACGGGTAAAATCTATCGTCTGGGGGACAAGGTTAGGGTAAAGTTAGTATCGGTGGATGAAGAGAGGGGTAGGCTAAGCTTTGTCTTGGCAGAGGCTCAAAAGCCCTCGTAA
- a CDS encoding iron-containing alcohol dehydrogenase translates to MKFDFYLPVEVLFGSGRLYTLGEVAKRYGYRAIIITGKNSTKENGALDRAIRSLKKWGAEEVILYDRVEPNPTDQMVNEASAIVVENKIDYIVGLGGGSALDTAKAVSIVSSNEGYAWDYVNYPEGPRLIPYLNRPVICIPTTAGTGSEVNRYSVISNPKRKEKLVISHSLNYPKVAIIDPTLTLSMSPRLTAITGVDAFVHALESLTNKVENIFADDLAIRALRIIKEWLPVAVNEPENLTAREWMSYASMLAGIAIDKKRVALIHGMEHPVSAHYPNVAHAEGLAALAPAITAFNYKGNPQKYALFAEIMGYEPKPEKAVDAVVELLEKVGLRVSLKELGVEKEKLERLTEDTYMLSRGLFPINPVEPTVEDIYELYVKAYEGF, encoded by the coding sequence ATGAAGTTTGATTTTTACCTCCCTGTTGAGGTTCTCTTTGGGAGTGGAAGGCTATACACCTTAGGAGAGGTTGCCAAAAGGTACGGCTACAGGGCAATAATCATAACAGGTAAAAACAGCACCAAAGAAAACGGAGCTTTAGATAGGGCTATTCGTTCCCTTAAAAAATGGGGTGCGGAGGAGGTGATCCTTTACGACCGGGTGGAGCCCAACCCTACCGATCAAATGGTAAATGAAGCGAGCGCCATAGTGGTGGAAAACAAAATAGACTACATAGTGGGCTTGGGAGGCGGAAGTGCCTTAGACACCGCCAAAGCGGTTTCCATTGTTTCTTCCAACGAGGGCTACGCATGGGATTATGTGAATTATCCAGAAGGTCCCAGGCTCATTCCCTACCTCAACAGACCGGTAATATGCATACCAACCACCGCGGGCACGGGTAGTGAGGTAAACAGATACTCGGTTATATCAAACCCAAAGAGAAAGGAAAAGCTGGTGATCTCCCACTCCCTGAACTATCCAAAGGTTGCCATCATAGACCCAACCCTGACCCTTTCCATGAGCCCAAGGCTAACCGCCATCACGGGAGTGGATGCCTTTGTCCATGCCCTTGAATCCCTTACCAATAAGGTGGAAAACATCTTTGCAGATGACTTGGCAATAAGGGCCCTAAGGATCATAAAAGAATGGCTACCGGTGGCGGTTAACGAGCCGGAGAACTTAACCGCAAGGGAGTGGATGAGCTATGCGTCCATGCTGGCGGGCATAGCCATAGACAAAAAGAGGGTAGCCCTAATACACGGCATGGAACACCCAGTTTCCGCCCACTATCCGAATGTGGCCCACGCGGAGGGACTTGCAGCGCTTGCCCCGGCAATAACCGCCTTCAACTACAAAGGGAACCCACAAAAGTACGCCCTCTTTGCAGAGATTATGGGCTACGAACCAAAGCCAGAAAAGGCTGTGGATGCGGTCGTTGAGCTCTTGGAAAAGGTGGGATTGAGGGTTTCTCTCAAAGAGCTTGGTGTGGAAAAGGAAAAGTTAGAGAGGCTAACAGAAGATACCTATATGCTCTCCAGAGGACTCTTTCCCATAAACCCGGTGGAGCCCACCGTGGAAGACATATACGAGCTCTACGTAAAAGCTTACGAGGGCTTTTGA
- a CDS encoding TraR/DksA family transcriptional regulator, which produces MLTPEQLKVLKERLEEEKAKLLERFRKIEDTQSKIGEQIREPGDQEDISQMTYTQEVLDNLSSREMFVIREIDYALQKLQAGTYGVCEYCGEYIEYERLLAIPWTRYHAVCAEKAEEEGIVPTYTPLIFEGTLPEEMEIQREDITEA; this is translated from the coding sequence ATGCTAACACCAGAACAGTTAAAGGTTTTGAAAGAAAGACTTGAAGAAGAAAAGGCAAAGCTTTTGGAAAGGTTCAGAAAAATTGAAGACACGCAGAGTAAGATTGGAGAGCAGATAAGGGAACCGGGGGACCAAGAGGACATAAGCCAGATGACTTACACCCAAGAGGTCCTTGACAACCTTTCCTCAAGGGAGATGTTCGTGATAAGGGAGATAGACTATGCACTACAAAAGCTTCAAGCGGGCACCTACGGTGTATGCGAGTATTGCGGAGAGTACATAGAGTATGAGAGACTGTTAGCTATACCTTGGACTAGATACCATGCGGTCTGCGCAGAAAAAGCGGAGGAAGAAGGTATAGTGCCTACCTATACACCACTTATTTTTGAAGGTACACTGCCGGAGGAGATGGAGATTCAGAGGGAAGATATCACAGAAGCATGA
- the rpmE gene encoding 50S ribosomal protein L31, with protein sequence MKKGIHPELKPTTFVCGCGNTFTLLSTKGGTVYLEVCNACHPFYTGKLRIKPFLLEATGKSVNAS encoded by the coding sequence ATGAAGAAGGGTATTCATCCTGAGTTGAAGCCTACCACTTTTGTGTGCGGATGTGGGAACACCTTTACACTGCTTTCCACGAAAGGTGGCACTGTCTATCTTGAAGTATGCAATGCTTGCCATCCTTTCTACACAGGCAAGTTGAGGATAAAACCCTTCCTGCTGGAAGCCACAGGAAAGTCCGTCAATGCTTCATAA
- the prfA gene encoding peptide chain release factor 1 produces the protein MLHKDLEERLRVLHQKYIQLQAKLSDPEIIKDIDLYSKLSKEFKELEPAYEAYNRYVKIKKDIEFAKELLENKEFEDLAKEELKRLEKEKEELEKEIKRLLVPKDEKDSKNVILEIRAGVGGEEAALFAADLLNMYQKYAEEKGWKFSILSAQKTGLGGYKEVIALIEGKDAYSKLKYESGVHRVQRVPKTESGGRIHTSTATVAVLPEADETEVQINPEDLKIETFRASGAGGQYVNTTETAVRITHIPTGIVVTCQDERSQFQNKLKAMKILYARLKDYYERQKEEKIAQERREQVGTGERSEKIRTYNFPQNRVTDHRINYTSHRLQDILEGKLDEIISALEEHEIEERLRASLQEV, from the coding sequence ATGCTTCATAAGGACTTAGAAGAAAGACTACGGGTATTACACCAAAAATACATTCAACTTCAGGCTAAGCTCTCAGACCCAGAGATCATAAAAGACATAGACCTTTACTCTAAGCTAAGCAAAGAATTCAAGGAGTTGGAACCTGCCTACGAGGCATACAACAGATACGTAAAGATAAAGAAGGATATTGAATTTGCTAAGGAGCTTTTGGAAAACAAGGAGTTTGAAGATTTAGCAAAGGAGGAGCTCAAAAGGTTAGAAAAAGAAAAGGAGGAGTTAGAAAAGGAGATAAAACGGCTGTTGGTTCCAAAGGATGAAAAGGACTCTAAAAATGTTATACTGGAGATCAGGGCGGGGGTTGGTGGCGAAGAGGCTGCACTCTTTGCTGCCGACTTACTGAACATGTATCAAAAGTACGCAGAGGAAAAAGGTTGGAAGTTTTCCATACTGAGCGCCCAAAAGACAGGGCTCGGAGGATACAAGGAGGTTATAGCCCTAATTGAAGGTAAGGATGCCTACTCAAAGCTAAAGTACGAAAGTGGGGTTCACAGGGTTCAAAGGGTGCCAAAAACAGAATCGGGAGGAAGAATACACACCTCCACCGCCACGGTGGCTGTTCTTCCTGAGGCAGACGAAACGGAGGTGCAAATAAACCCAGAGGACCTAAAGATAGAAACCTTTCGTGCCAGTGGTGCAGGCGGGCAGTATGTGAATACCACCGAAACTGCAGTCCGGATTACCCACATACCTACGGGGATAGTGGTAACTTGCCAAGACGAGCGTTCCCAATTTCAGAATAAACTAAAGGCCATGAAAATACTTTACGCAAGGTTAAAGGATTACTACGAGAGGCAAAAAGAAGAAAAGATCGCACAGGAGAGGAGGGAGCAGGTGGGAACTGGGGAAAGGAGCGAAAAGATCAGAACCTACAACTTCCCACAAAACAGGGTTACAGACCATCGCATCAACTATACCTCCCATCGCCTTCAGGACATCTTAGAAGGAAAGCTTGACGAGATCATCTCCGCCTTAGAGGAGCACGAAATAGAGGAGAGACTGCGCGCCTCACTGCAAGAGGTATAG